From Apium graveolens cultivar Ventura chromosome 9, ASM990537v1, whole genome shotgun sequence, the proteins below share one genomic window:
- the LOC141683146 gene encoding diaboline synthase-like: MYKLQVPRAYPQSPVCNLQQLWPVGMTISRGLILQAPPLISKTQLHVVSRSRTNVKPASPTPLKLKHYNLPSHDLMMPDFYMPLILFYPNPQLSTPLASKTAILCLLKNSLSKTLSEYYPFAGKLSSSGSYVDCNDEGIHFLEARIACKLSEILEKPPVKDEKEGYGRLFPPGSIWHNMSCSRNLMAVQLNHFTCGGIAIAVSLSHRIADGLTLLSFLSYWSRLSRNLKVQEKLVPRSPSFMHELLLPQSSDDDLTATQFAAPEKNWITTEIVFPNSKIDKLKAELEMQDKQQGNKNKNYTRNELVTALLYRCAVFSATASNSGTFTKSVLLQWVNMRPVIDPPLPKTSVGNLIACNHIPTDTMNETNLSTLVGKMRKGMMQLRGSKSLDGKEFMPLLFKYTKTNYKPYTISSICKLPFYDETDFGWGRPVKVAVVDTPLVNSIFMMDTPSKDGIKAIVSLEKQDMKYFLAIKEMLAYASF; encoded by the coding sequence ATGTATAAGCTGCAGGTTCCTAGAGCATATCCACAGTCGCCAGTTTGCAACTTGCAACAACTGTGGCCAGTGGGTATGACGATTAGTAGGGGACTAATCCTTCAGGCACCACCACTAATCTCGAAAACGCAACTGCATGTCGTCTCCAGATCAAGAACCAACGTTAAACCAGCCTCTCCCACACCTCTCAAGCTCAAACATTACAATCTTCCTTCGCATGATCTCATGATGCCTGATTTTTACATGCCACTCATACTCTTCTATCCCAATCCACAATTATCCACTCCATTGGCTAGTAAAACCGCGATATTATGTTTACTTAAAAATTCTTTATCAAAAACACTTTCTGAGTACTACCCGTTTGCAGGAAAGCTAAGTTCATCAGGATCCTACGTTGATTGCAATGACGAAGGCATTCATTTTCTTGAGGCCCGGATAGCATGTAAGTTATCTGAAATTTTGGAAAAACCTCCTGTCAAGGATGAAAAAGAAGGTTATGGTCGTCTCTTTCCACCTGGTTCGATATGGCATAATATGTCATGTTCTCGTAATCTTATGGCTGTTCAACTAAACCATTTCACTTGTGGAGGAATAGCAATAGCTGTGAGCCTTTCACACCGTATTGCTGATggtcttactttactttcattcCTAAGTTACTGGTCAAGACTGTCCCGCAACCTTAAAGTTCAAGAGAAACTTGTGCCTCGTAGTCCCTCTTTCATGCACGAGCTGTTGCTACCACAATCAAGTGATGATGATTTAACTGCGACTCAGTTTGCGGCTCCCGAAAAGAACTGGATCACTACCGAGATAGTGTTTCCCAACTCAAAGATAGACAAGCTGAAGGCCGAGCTTGAAATGCAAGACAAACAACAAGgcaacaaaaataaaaattacacACGGAATGAACTTGTGACTGCACTCCTTTACAGATGTGCTGTATTTTCGGCAACTGCATCAAACTCTGGGACCTTTACTAAATCTGTTTTGTTGCAGTGGGTAAACATGCGCCCTGTTATCGATCCTCCACTGCCAAAAACAAGTGTTGGCAATCTCATTGCTTGTAATCATATTCCGACAGATACGATGAATGAGACAAACTTAAGTACATTGGTAGGCAAAATGCGAAAAGGGATGATGCAGCTTAGAGGATCAAAGAGTTTGGACGGAAAAGAATTTATGCCCTTATTGTTCAAATATACAAAAACTAATTACAAGCCTTATACAATTAGCAGCATTTGTAAACTTCCATTTTATGATGAGACGGATTTCGGGTGGGGAAGGCCTGTTAAAGTCGCTGTAGTGGACACACCGTTGGTTAATTCCATTTTTATGATGGATACTCCGAGTAAAGATGGTATAAAGGCCATTGTCAGTTTGGAGAAGCAAGACATGAAATATTTCCTAGCTATCAAAGAGATGCTTGCTTATGCTTCTTTTTAA